In Luteimonas viscosa, the following proteins share a genomic window:
- a CDS encoding exodeoxyribonuclease III, with translation MRIVSFNANGIRSAATKGFFDWLEAQQADVVCLQETKSQEDQLADPCFRPLGHCYYRDAITKKGYSGVAIYSRREPDEVRTALGWAPFDDEGRYIEARYGNLSVVSFYIPSGSSGELRQGFKFEVMAWLRPILDQWLASGRDYVLCGDWNIVRARNDIRNWSSNQKNSGCLPPERAWLNGLIADGCGDGLVEAPAHGWKDSFRVLKPDAVEYTWWSNRGAARANDVGWRIDYQLVTPELAKRLTGCAVHPQPRFSDHAPYVVDYAG, from the coding sequence ATGCGCATCGTCAGCTTCAACGCCAACGGCATCCGCTCGGCCGCCACCAAGGGTTTCTTCGACTGGCTGGAGGCGCAACAGGCCGACGTCGTCTGCCTGCAGGAGACCAAGTCGCAGGAAGACCAGCTGGCCGACCCCTGCTTCCGCCCCCTGGGCCACTGCTACTACCGCGACGCGATCACCAAGAAGGGGTACAGCGGCGTGGCCATCTACAGCCGCCGCGAGCCCGACGAAGTGCGCACCGCGTTGGGCTGGGCGCCGTTCGACGACGAGGGCCGCTACATCGAGGCGCGCTACGGCAACCTCAGCGTGGTCTCGTTCTACATCCCGTCCGGTTCGTCGGGCGAGCTGCGACAGGGCTTCAAGTTCGAGGTGATGGCCTGGCTCAGGCCGATCCTCGATCAATGGCTGGCCAGCGGCCGCGACTACGTGCTGTGCGGCGACTGGAACATCGTCCGTGCGCGCAACGACATCAGGAACTGGTCGAGCAACCAGAAGAACTCCGGCTGCCTGCCGCCCGAGCGCGCCTGGCTCAACGGCCTGATCGCCGATGGCTGCGGCGACGGCCTGGTCGAGGCGCCGGCGCACGGCTGGAAGGACAGCTTCCGCGTGCTCAAGCCCGACGCAGTCGAGTACACCTGGTGGAGCAACCGCGGCGCGGCGCGCGCCAACGACGTCGGCTGGCGGATCGACTACCAGCTGGTCACCCCGGAGCTGGCGAAGCGGCTCACCGGCTGCGCGGTGCATCCGCAGCCGCGCTTCTCCGACCACGCGCCCTATGTGGTGGATTACGCCGGGTGA
- a CDS encoding AmpG family muropeptide MFS transporter, producing the protein MTNPDLAARGGDPLLWIRPYLQRAPLGAMLLGISSGFPYAMIGATLTTRLAQDGIDKKSVTAFALAFLVFNFKFLWAPLVDRFHLPLLGRFGQRRSWLWLAAALVAAATVNLGLLDPAANLALVAFAAVALGVAAATFDIVIDAYRIELLKPEQLGVGSGMSQYGWRLGAVGAGALALVLAEPLGWSAAYALCALLVLPAVFVGLWLGEPERHREPAPRRGLAAAWAAVAGPLLEFFRRKGALLVLLFVLLHKIGDTLANLTFRLLLNDLGFTNNEIATWDVGVGFAAMLVGIFVGGILYARLGLKRSVLISLVLMAVSNLSFAALAHVGHSNALLAFTMGFENFASGIGGVVVVAYLSALCNLSFTATQFALLSAAASIVGRFFTGTTAGGLIERMGFVDFYLMTTVLALPGVVLFWWMMRAGLVDASIAEQDVKAKSA; encoded by the coding sequence ATGACAAACCCCGATCTGGCGGCACGCGGCGGCGACCCCCTCCTCTGGATCCGCCCCTACCTGCAACGCGCGCCGCTGGGCGCCATGCTGCTGGGCATCTCATCGGGCTTTCCCTACGCCATGATCGGGGCCACGCTGACGACCCGGCTTGCGCAGGACGGCATCGACAAGAAGAGCGTCACCGCCTTCGCGCTGGCCTTCCTGGTGTTCAACTTCAAGTTCCTGTGGGCCCCCCTGGTGGATCGCTTCCACCTGCCACTACTGGGGCGTTTCGGCCAACGTCGCTCCTGGCTCTGGTTGGCGGCGGCGCTGGTGGCCGCGGCGACCGTCAACCTCGGCCTGCTCGACCCGGCAGCCAACCTGGCGCTGGTCGCCTTTGCCGCCGTCGCGTTGGGCGTGGCCGCGGCCACCTTCGACATCGTCATCGACGCCTACCGCATCGAACTGCTCAAGCCCGAGCAACTGGGCGTGGGTTCCGGCATGTCGCAGTACGGCTGGCGGCTGGGCGCGGTGGGTGCCGGCGCGCTGGCGCTCGTGCTTGCGGAACCGCTCGGCTGGAGCGCGGCCTATGCGCTTTGCGCGCTGCTCGTGCTTCCGGCGGTGTTCGTGGGCCTGTGGCTCGGCGAACCCGAGCGCCACCGGGAACCCGCCCCGCGCCGCGGGCTGGCCGCGGCCTGGGCCGCCGTAGCGGGCCCGCTGCTGGAGTTTTTCCGGCGCAAGGGGGCGCTGCTGGTGCTGCTGTTCGTGCTGCTGCACAAGATCGGCGACACCCTGGCCAACCTGACGTTTCGCCTGCTGCTCAATGATCTGGGGTTCACCAACAACGAAATCGCGACCTGGGACGTGGGCGTGGGTTTCGCTGCGATGCTGGTCGGCATCTTCGTGGGCGGCATCCTCTATGCGCGGCTGGGGCTCAAGCGCTCGGTATTGATCAGCCTGGTGCTGATGGCGGTGTCGAACCTGTCGTTCGCTGCGCTGGCGCATGTGGGCCACAGCAACGCCTTGCTGGCCTTCACCATGGGCTTCGAGAACTTCGCCAGCGGCATCGGCGGTGTTGTGGTGGTTGCCTACCTGTCGGCGCTGTGCAACCTGTCGTTCACCGCCACCCAGTTCGCGCTGCTGTCGGCTGCGGCCTCCATCGTCGGGCGCTTCTTCACCGGTACCACGGCAGGCGGGCTGATCGAGCGTATGGGCTTCGTCGACTTTTACCTGATGACCACGGTATTGGCGTTGCCGGGTGTGGTGCTGTTCTGGTGGATGATGCGCGCCGGACTGGTGGATGCGTCGATCGCGGAACAGGACGTCAAGGCGAAATCCGCCTGA
- a CDS encoding zinc ribbon domain-containing protein YjdM has product MRDANGTPLADGDSVVVVKDLKVKGSSAVVKVGTKVRNIRLVDGDHDIDCRIDGIGQMGLKSEFVRKA; this is encoded by the coding sequence GTGCGCGATGCCAACGGCACGCCGCTGGCCGACGGCGACAGCGTGGTCGTGGTCAAGGACCTGAAGGTCAAGGGCTCGTCGGCAGTGGTCAAGGTCGGCACCAAGGTGCGCAACATCCGCCTGGTCGATGGCGACCACGATATCGACTGCCGGATCGACGGCATCGGCCAGATGGGGTTGAAGTCGGAGTTCGTCCGCAAGGCCTGA
- the radC gene encoding RadC family protein, with protein sequence MHIRDWPSHERPREKLLARGAGALSDAELLAIFLGSGLRGQDAVATARQLLDLHGPLRRLLELDPAGMARLPGLGPARACKLSAALELCNRWLAAGLERGEALTDPGSAGRYFAQRLRRQAIEVFAVLFLDTRHRALAFEELFRGTIDGAEVHPREVVRRALAHNAAAVIVGHNHPSGNPEPSAADRAVTAQLKQSLALVDVRLLDHFVIGDGAPVSLAARGWV encoded by the coding sequence ATGCACATCCGCGACTGGCCCAGCCACGAACGCCCCCGCGAAAAACTGCTCGCCCGCGGCGCCGGCGCGCTGTCGGACGCGGAGCTGCTGGCGATCTTCCTCGGCTCGGGCCTGCGCGGCCAGGATGCGGTGGCCACCGCCCGCCAGCTGCTGGACCTGCACGGCCCGCTGCGCCGGCTGCTGGAACTGGACCCTGCCGGCATGGCGCGCCTGCCGGGGCTGGGCCCGGCCCGCGCCTGCAAGCTGTCGGCGGCGCTGGAACTGTGCAACCGCTGGCTCGCGGCCGGGCTGGAGCGCGGCGAGGCGCTGACCGACCCGGGCTCGGCCGGGCGCTATTTCGCCCAACGCCTGCGCCGGCAGGCGATCGAGGTGTTCGCGGTGCTGTTCCTGGATACCCGCCATCGCGCGCTGGCGTTCGAGGAACTGTTCCGCGGCACCATCGACGGCGCCGAGGTTCACCCGCGCGAAGTCGTCCGCCGGGCGCTGGCGCACAACGCCGCGGCGGTGATCGTCGGCCACAACCACCCCAGCGGCAATCCCGAACCCAGCGCCGCGGACCGCGCCGTCACCGCGCAGCTCAAGCAGTCGCTGGCACTGGTCGACGTGCGCCTGCTCGACCACTTCGTGATCGGCGACGGCGCGCCGGTGTCGCTGGCGGCGCGCGGCTGGGTGTGA
- a CDS encoding Gfo/Idh/MocA family protein — MTGDRNRGWTRRQALRSMALAGAAAAWSPRSLAQERRIGVALVGLGGYAKGLLAPALELTKHCRLAGLVTGSPDKLPEWQGKYGIPDRNVYSYEDFHRIADNPDIDAVYIVTPNHLHKAHALTAAAAGKHVWCEKPMAMDAAEGEAMVKACRDHKVQLAIGYRMQHEPNTRRFMAMATERPFGRIIKLRADAGWFGWRDGADEAWRLDPARGGGAMYDMGVYCVNAARYSTGMEPVAVQAWDETVRRELFKGVDETMRFRLEFPEDIVAECVTSFGRNLNTLQVDCERGWYTMSPFQGYEGNRGRASDGTVFEPQLGKKPRMQAEQMDQDARAILENRAPRVPGEEGVRDLRVLDAVFASAKSDGKRVEIARG; from the coding sequence ATGACCGGGGACCGGAACCGTGGCTGGACGCGCCGCCAGGCGCTGCGATCGATGGCCCTGGCGGGCGCGGCGGCGGCGTGGAGCCCGCGCTCGCTGGCGCAGGAACGCAGGATCGGCGTGGCGCTGGTGGGGCTTGGCGGCTACGCCAAGGGCCTGCTCGCCCCGGCGCTGGAACTGACGAAGCACTGCCGCCTCGCCGGCCTGGTGACCGGATCGCCCGACAAGCTGCCCGAGTGGCAGGGCAAGTACGGCATTCCGGACCGCAACGTCTATTCGTACGAGGATTTCCACCGCATCGCCGACAACCCGGACATCGATGCGGTGTACATCGTCACCCCGAACCACCTGCACAAGGCCCATGCCCTGACCGCCGCGGCGGCCGGCAAGCACGTGTGGTGCGAGAAGCCGATGGCGATGGACGCGGCCGAGGGCGAAGCGATGGTCAAGGCCTGCCGCGACCACAAGGTGCAGCTGGCCATCGGCTACCGCATGCAGCACGAACCCAACACCCGCCGCTTCATGGCGATGGCGACCGAGCGCCCGTTCGGCCGCATCATCAAGCTGCGCGCGGACGCGGGCTGGTTCGGCTGGCGCGACGGCGCCGACGAGGCCTGGCGGCTCGATCCGGCACGCGGCGGCGGCGCGATGTACGACATGGGCGTGTACTGCGTGAACGCCGCGCGCTACTCCACGGGCATGGAGCCGGTCGCGGTCCAGGCCTGGGACGAGACCGTGCGCCGCGAGCTGTTCAAGGGCGTGGACGAGACGATGCGCTTCCGGCTCGAATTCCCCGAGGACATCGTCGCCGAGTGCGTGACCAGCTTCGGCCGCAACCTCAACACGCTGCAGGTGGACTGCGAGCGCGGCTGGTACACGATGTCGCCGTTCCAGGGCTACGAGGGCAACCGTGGCCGCGCCAGCGACGGCACCGTGTTCGAGCCGCAGCTGGGCAAGAAGCCGCGCATGCAGGCCGAGCAGATGGACCAGGATGCGCGGGCGATCCTCGAGAACCGCGCGCCGCGCGTGCCCGGCGAGGAAGGCGTGCGGGACCTGCGCGTGCTCGATGCCGTCTTCGCCTCGGCGAAATCCGACGGGAAGCGGGTGGAGATCGCGCGGGGCTGA
- a CDS encoding TIGR03862 family flavoprotein gives MHGPHPTRRVAVVGGGPAGLMAAERLCAAGLAVDLYEAKGSVGRKFLIAGKGGLNLTHSDAPTAFVARYRGRAAEVGRWLSRFDAEALRTWARGLGVETYVGSSGRVFPLDRKAAPLLRGWVRRLREQGVAFHVQHRWAGWSDDGSLRFETPHGEMRARPHAAVFALGGGSWPQLGSDGAWVPLLAGKGVDIAPLRPANCGFDVGWSAHFAQRHAGAPLKPVVVHWRDIDGAPHSLQGECVVTSDGLEGSLIYAISATLRELVDRDGEARIRLDLAPGRSEAQLGEALAQPRGRRSVSEHLRRVAGIHGARAGLLHETLPREALQDPARVAAALKQLPLRLRRPRPLAEAISSAGGIRLEALDGRMMLRAREGAFAAGEMLDWEAPTGGYLLTACFASGLMAAEGLIAWLHERDADLPP, from the coding sequence ATGCACGGCCCGCACCCCACGCGTCGCGTCGCGGTGGTCGGCGGCGGGCCCGCCGGCCTGATGGCCGCCGAACGCCTGTGCGCGGCCGGGCTGGCGGTCGACCTGTACGAGGCCAAGGGCTCGGTGGGGCGCAAGTTCCTGATCGCCGGCAAGGGCGGGCTCAACCTCACCCATTCCGATGCGCCGACGGCGTTCGTTGCCCGCTATCGCGGGCGCGCCGCCGAGGTCGGGCGCTGGTTGTCGCGCTTCGATGCCGAGGCGCTGCGCACCTGGGCACGCGGACTGGGGGTCGAGACCTATGTCGGCAGCTCGGGCCGCGTGTTCCCGCTCGATCGCAAGGCGGCGCCGCTGTTGCGTGGCTGGGTCCGCAGGCTGCGCGAACAGGGCGTGGCTTTCCATGTGCAGCATCGCTGGGCCGGCTGGAGCGACGACGGAAGCCTGCGGTTCGAAACGCCCCACGGCGAAATGCGGGCCCGCCCCCACGCGGCCGTGTTCGCGCTCGGGGGCGGCAGCTGGCCGCAGCTGGGCAGTGATGGGGCATGGGTGCCGCTGCTGGCGGGGAAGGGCGTGGATATCGCGCCACTGCGGCCGGCAAACTGCGGCTTCGATGTCGGCTGGTCGGCGCATTTCGCGCAGCGCCATGCCGGGGCGCCGCTCAAGCCGGTGGTGGTGCACTGGCGCGATATCGACGGCGCGCCGCACTCCCTGCAGGGCGAATGCGTGGTGACATCGGATGGGCTGGAAGGCAGCTTGATCTATGCCATTTCGGCGACGTTGCGCGAACTCGTCGATCGCGATGGCGAAGCCCGCATCCGCCTAGACCTCGCGCCCGGACGCAGCGAGGCGCAGTTGGGCGAGGCGCTGGCGCAGCCGCGCGGTCGCCGAAGCGTTTCCGAACACCTGCGCCGCGTCGCCGGCATCCACGGCGCCAGGGCTGGACTGCTGCACGAGACATTGCCGCGCGAGGCGCTCCAGGATCCGGCGCGCGTGGCTGCCGCGCTCAAGCAGCTGCCGCTGCGACTGCGGCGCCCCCGCCCGCTGGCGGAGGCGATCAGCAGCGCCGGCGGCATCCGCCTGGAGGCGCTGGACGGGCGGATGATGCTGCGCGCGCGGGAGGGCGCGTTCGCGGCGGGCGAGATGCTCGACTGGGAAGCGCCGACCGGCGGCTACCTGCTCACCGCCTGCTTCGCCAGCGGGCTGATGGCGGCGGAAGGACTGATCGCATGGCTGCACGAACGCGACGCCGATCTGCCCCCGTGA
- a CDS encoding phosphomannomutase/phosphoglucomutase — protein sequence MATTSNPTKARVFAQVRPWLPWLAAALAVLALWLAWSGWRGLQEDTRRTSVTLARDTVAGIASTTLRGEMKRLQDRLASPPVQAALQAGDLEIAGRLLAADWPDVELAQVHLADLGTMYAALPDAGYGPVSVMEAALVKDEPVVSVIRVGDAPRVALAAPVRVDGQPAGVAFVRLPLSRATQGFEGADVDPATYVALRQGGFTLLEQGDLAQAEAAERMAVPVPGTELRVAASLPRTGSAPFGLQGIPLFIAVIGLLLLAYLLWRVPTRLQRALAVDAPSDDAAAPTLADALALGADGDADPSGDGAQTKPVIAIKDTPKPMPVDIDRSIFRAYDIRGIVGQTLDAGVAELIGHSVGSLMQEQGLADIVIGRDGRLSGPDMVAGLVRGLRRAGRNVIDIGMAPTPVIYFGAFHLRTGCCISVTGSHNPPDYNGFKIVVGGETLSGDTITDLYARIADGRLHDAPAPGDVSERDIADAYVQRIADDIQLARPLKVVVDAGNGVAGEIGPRVLEAIGAEVIPLFCEIDGTFPNHHPDPSEPHNLVDLIGTVKRFDADLGIAFDGDGDRLGVVTKDGENIYPDRLLMLFAADVLDRNPGAVIVYDVKCTGRLPGHILRHGGSPLMWKTGHSLIKAKMRETEAELAGEMSGHFFFQERWYGFDDGIYAAARLLEILALDPGDPSEALNALPGGVSTPEIKVEVADGNPHGFVERFQQQARFEGARASTIDGLRVDWNDGWGLVRASNTTPVLVLRFDADDQEALDRILADFRAQIALVDPELQLPF from the coding sequence ATGGCGACCACGAGCAATCCGACCAAGGCGCGCGTCTTCGCGCAGGTACGTCCCTGGCTGCCGTGGCTGGCGGCCGCGCTGGCGGTACTGGCGCTGTGGCTGGCGTGGAGCGGCTGGCGCGGACTGCAGGAAGACACGCGCCGCACCAGCGTGACGCTGGCGCGCGACACGGTGGCCGGGATCGCATCCACGACGCTCAGGGGGGAAATGAAACGGCTGCAGGACAGGCTTGCCTCGCCGCCGGTGCAGGCTGCGCTGCAGGCTGGTGATCTCGAGATCGCCGGGCGGCTGCTGGCGGCCGACTGGCCGGACGTTGAACTGGCGCAGGTGCATCTTGCCGATCTGGGCACGATGTACGCGGCGCTGCCTGACGCCGGCTACGGCCCGGTATCGGTGATGGAGGCGGCGCTTGTCAAGGACGAACCGGTGGTGTCGGTGATTCGCGTCGGGGATGCGCCGCGCGTCGCGCTGGCGGCGCCCGTGCGGGTGGACGGGCAACCTGCAGGCGTTGCCTTCGTCCGCCTGCCGCTGTCGCGTGCGACGCAGGGCTTCGAGGGCGCCGACGTCGATCCGGCGACCTATGTCGCGTTGCGCCAGGGCGGGTTCACCCTCCTCGAGCAGGGGGACCTCGCACAGGCCGAGGCCGCGGAGCGGATGGCGGTTCCCGTCCCCGGGACCGAACTTCGCGTGGCCGCTTCATTGCCGCGGACCGGCAGCGCTCCGTTCGGCCTGCAGGGGATCCCGTTGTTCATCGCGGTGATCGGGTTGCTCCTGCTGGCCTATCTGCTGTGGCGGGTACCCACCCGGCTGCAGCGCGCGTTGGCGGTGGACGCGCCCAGCGACGATGCGGCCGCGCCGACCCTCGCCGATGCGCTCGCACTGGGGGCAGATGGCGATGCCGACCCGTCTGGAGATGGCGCGCAGACCAAGCCCGTCATCGCCATCAAGGACACCCCCAAGCCCATGCCCGTGGACATCGACCGCAGCATCTTCCGCGCCTACGACATCCGCGGCATCGTCGGCCAGACGCTCGACGCCGGCGTGGCCGAGCTGATCGGCCATTCGGTGGGTTCGCTGATGCAGGAGCAGGGGCTGGCCGACATCGTCATCGGTCGCGACGGCCGCCTGTCGGGCCCCGACATGGTCGCCGGCCTGGTCCGCGGCCTGCGCAGGGCCGGCCGCAACGTCATCGACATCGGCATGGCGCCGACGCCGGTGATCTACTTCGGCGCGTTCCACCTGCGCACCGGTTGCTGCATCTCGGTCACCGGCAGCCACAACCCGCCCGACTACAACGGCTTCAAGATCGTGGTCGGCGGGGAGACACTGTCGGGCGACACCATCACCGACCTCTACGCGCGCATCGCCGACGGTCGCCTGCACGACGCGCCGGCACCGGGAGACGTGAGCGAGCGCGACATCGCGGACGCCTACGTCCAGCGCATCGCCGACGACATCCAACTGGCGCGACCGCTCAAGGTCGTGGTCGACGCCGGCAACGGCGTCGCCGGCGAGATCGGCCCGCGGGTGCTGGAAGCGATCGGCGCCGAGGTGATCCCGCTGTTCTGCGAGATCGACGGCACCTTCCCGAACCACCACCCGGACCCGAGCGAGCCGCACAACCTGGTCGACCTGATCGGCACGGTCAAGCGCTTCGATGCCGACCTCGGCATCGCGTTCGACGGCGACGGCGACCGCCTGGGCGTGGTCACGAAGGACGGCGAGAACATCTATCCCGACCGCCTGCTGATGCTGTTCGCGGCCGACGTGCTCGACCGCAACCCCGGCGCGGTGATCGTGTACGACGTCAAGTGCACCGGCCGCCTGCCCGGACACATCCTGCGCCACGGCGGCAGCCCGCTGATGTGGAAGACCGGGCATTCGCTGATCAAGGCCAAGATGCGCGAGACCGAGGCCGAACTGGCCGGCGAGATGAGCGGCCACTTCTTCTTCCAGGAACGCTGGTACGGCTTCGACGACGGCATCTACGCCGCCGCGCGCCTGCTGGAGATCCTGGCGCTTGATCCTGGCGATCCCAGCGAGGCGCTCAACGCGCTGCCGGGCGGCGTGTCGACGCCGGAGATCAAGGTCGAGGTCGCAGACGGCAACCCGCACGGTTTCGTCGAACGCTTCCAGCAGCAGGCGCGGTTCGAGGGCGCGCGCGCCTCCACCATCGACGGCCTGCGGGTGGACTGGAACGACGGCTGGGGCCTGGTGCGTGCGTCCAACACCACGCCGGTGCTGGTACTGCGCTTCGACGCCGACGACCAGGAGGCGCTGGACCGCATCCTGGCCGACTTCCGCGCCCAGATCGCGCTGGTGGATCCGGAGCTGCAGCTGCCGTTCTGA
- a CDS encoding anhydro-N-acetylmuramic acid kinase yields the protein MSDLFLGLISGTSADGIDAALVRFDDGTARLAFGRTYPWDPALRAQLVALGQQGASLSLDAIAELDVRVARAFADAANLALADSGTPAGAVRAIGSHGQTLRHRPWGPYPFTLQLGDPSTLAERTGITVVADLRRRDIAAGGHGAPLLPGLHAALLRDAGEDRAVLNLGGIANLTLLPAQGEVRGFDTGPANALMDAWCLRHLEQDFDRDGSFAARGRVDAGLLERLLDDPWFTQAPPKSTGRDQFHLGWVEARLRGDEAPADVQATLNALTARTVASALLATQPGTRRVIACGGGVHNPVLMTALAAALPGAIVESTADHGIEPDHVEAMGFAWLARQTMLGLPGNLPSVTGAAGPRVLGGIYPA from the coding sequence ATGTCCGATCTCTTCCTAGGCCTGATCTCCGGCACCAGCGCCGACGGCATCGACGCGGCCCTGGTGCGCTTCGACGACGGCACCGCGCGGCTCGCCTTCGGCCGCACCTACCCCTGGGATCCGGCGCTGCGCGCGCAACTGGTGGCGCTAGGCCAGCAGGGCGCGTCGCTGTCGCTGGACGCGATCGCCGAACTCGACGTGCGCGTCGCCCGCGCCTTCGCCGACGCCGCCAACCTCGCACTCGCCGACAGCGGCACGCCCGCCGGCGCCGTGCGTGCGATCGGCTCGCACGGGCAGACCCTGCGCCACCGTCCCTGGGGGCCGTACCCGTTCACCCTGCAGCTCGGCGATCCCTCGACCCTCGCCGAACGCACCGGGATCACCGTGGTCGCCGACCTGCGTCGCCGCGACATCGCCGCCGGCGGCCACGGAGCGCCGCTGCTCCCGGGCCTGCATGCCGCGCTGCTGCGCGATGCCGGCGAGGACCGCGCCGTGCTCAACCTCGGCGGCATCGCCAACCTCACCTTGCTGCCCGCGCAGGGCGAAGTGCGCGGCTTCGACACCGGTCCGGCCAACGCGCTGATGGACGCCTGGTGCCTGCGCCACCTCGAACAGGATTTCGACCGCGACGGCAGTTTCGCCGCCCGCGGCCGGGTCGACGCAGGCCTGCTCGAGCGCCTGCTCGACGATCCGTGGTTCACCCAGGCGCCGCCCAAGTCCACCGGCCGCGACCAGTTCCACCTCGGCTGGGTCGAGGCCCGCCTGCGCGGAGACGAGGCCCCGGCCGACGTGCAGGCCACCCTCAACGCGCTCACCGCGCGCACCGTGGCCAGCGCCCTGCTGGCGACGCAGCCGGGCACGCGTCGCGTCATCGCCTGCGGCGGCGGCGTGCACAACCCGGTGCTGATGACGGCGCTCGCCGCGGCCCTGCCCGGCGCGATCGTCGAGTCCACCGCCGATCACGGCATCGAGCCCGACCATGTCGAAGCGATGGGCTTCGCCTGGTTGGCACGGCAGACGATGCTCGGATTGCCGGGGAATCTGCCGAGCGTGACCGGGGCCGCCGGGCCGCGGGTGCTGGGTGGCATCTATCCCGCGTAG
- the pyrE gene encoding orotate phosphoribosyltransferase produces the protein MTDHRTRFLELALRVEALRFGEFTLKSGRVSPYFFNAGRFDSGVSLATLAGCYADALDATDVAFDLLFGPAYKGIPLASALACEYARRGRDLPLAFNRKEAKAHGEGGSLIGAPLDGRRVLVVDDVITAGTAIREALATIRGGGGTPAGIVIALDRQEIAGEGQSQSAAQAVAAADGIPVVAVATLSDLLAFADQSAALSDERSRLQAYRAQYGVRDTTPPIRAAGGGIR, from the coding sequence ATGACCGACCATCGCACCCGCTTCCTGGAACTGGCCCTGCGCGTGGAGGCCCTGCGCTTCGGCGAGTTCACGCTCAAGTCCGGACGCGTCAGCCCGTACTTCTTCAACGCCGGGCGCTTCGATTCGGGCGTGTCGCTGGCCACGCTGGCCGGCTGCTACGCCGACGCGCTCGACGCCACGGACGTGGCGTTCGACCTGCTGTTCGGCCCGGCCTACAAGGGCATCCCGCTGGCGAGCGCGCTGGCCTGCGAATACGCGCGCCGCGGGCGCGACCTGCCGCTGGCGTTCAACCGCAAGGAAGCCAAGGCCCACGGCGAGGGCGGCAGCCTGATCGGCGCGCCGCTGGACGGGCGCCGGGTGCTGGTGGTGGACGACGTGATCACCGCCGGCACCGCCATCCGCGAGGCGCTGGCGACCATCCGCGGGGGCGGCGGCACCCCCGCCGGCATCGTGATCGCCCTCGACCGCCAGGAAATCGCCGGCGAGGGCCAGTCGCAGTCGGCCGCGCAGGCGGTGGCGGCGGCCGATGGCATCCCGGTGGTGGCGGTCGCCACCCTGTCCGACCTGCTGGCCTTCGCCGACCAAAGCGCGGCCCTGTCGGACGAGCGTTCGCGTTTGCAGGCGTATCGGGCGCAATATGGCGTCCGTGACACCACACCACCGATTCGAGCCGCAGGGGGCGGAATTCGATGA
- the dut gene encoding dUTP diphosphatase, which produces MSRAAAAIALQVRLLDPRMGREWPLPAHATDGSAGLDLRAALDAPLVLAPGDAALVPSGLAIHIGDPGLCAVVLPRSGLGHRHGIVLGNGTGLIDADYQGPLLISVWNRGREAFTIEPGDRIAQLVVLPVVRASLQVVDTFTESARGAGGFGHTGVR; this is translated from the coding sequence ATGAGCCGCGCGGCCGCCGCCATCGCGCTGCAGGTCAGGCTGCTCGACCCGCGCATGGGCCGTGAGTGGCCGCTGCCGGCCCATGCCACGGACGGCAGCGCCGGGCTCGACCTGCGTGCCGCCCTCGACGCGCCGCTGGTGCTGGCGCCAGGCGATGCCGCGCTGGTGCCCTCGGGCCTGGCGATCCACATCGGAGACCCGGGCCTGTGCGCGGTGGTGCTGCCGCGCTCGGGGCTGGGACACCGCCACGGCATCGTGCTCGGCAACGGCACCGGCCTGATCGACGCCGACTACCAGGGGCCGCTGCTGATCAGCGTCTGGAACCGCGGCCGCGAGGCCTTCACGATCGAACCGGGCGACCGCATCGCGCAGCTGGTCGTGCTGCCGGTGGTGCGCGCGAGCCTGCAGGTCGTGGATACTTTCACCGAAAGCGCACGAGGTGCGGGTGGTTTCGGCCATACCGGCGTGCGCTGA